A stretch of the Panicum virgatum strain AP13 chromosome 9N, P.virgatum_v5, whole genome shotgun sequence genome encodes the following:
- the LOC120687653 gene encoding ubiquitin carboxyl-terminal hydrolase 9-like, producing MTIPSAEGFLQASSCLPCTAEEERELVDALTREAEENVKDGDLRYLVSQSWWMEWQRYVGLVSCDENGTEQLPQATTRPGQIDNSKLVSAETISGNEEPELQRTLIDGKDYTLVPQQVWRKLFQWYKGGPEIPRKVIFDSPTHKAYIVDVYPLCLKLIDGREYSEQNIRISRKAKIHELYLVVCSLMSVEQSEIVIWDYYQRSKSKKLTNLNETLEEAQINMDQEILLEMKLDESSSGFSSRSTNNELALIPLGPSTSSLSIAGGPTISNGFSSGIGSSFSQDNSFSPLLKDSADGYNSFSNGTKDDTHGLSGLHNLGNTCFMNSAIQSLVHTPPLVEYFLEDYTREINTENPLGLQGELAVAFGELLRKLWSSGRTSVAPRAFKAKLSRFAPQFSGYNQHDSQELLAFLLDGLHEDLNRVKKKPYIEAKDADGRPDDEFAEECWNNHKARNDSIIVDKFQGQYKSTLVCPVCNKISVTFDPFMYLSLPLPSTVTRMITVTVFSGTGDAFPMPFTVTVQKNGNCRDLTKALADVCCLKSSDALLLAEVYERRIYRYLTNPIEGLHNIKDEDILVAYRLPIGHEKHMRLEILHRRADRCAAEPQFNINRKLIGCPFVTCIPNDSTGKSDIYAAVSAVLAPFVRAKAHGPDVSAVKLNGNGPSLDGIVLTDNGATCEEGLSTSTGDDHAVDEHVPFQLSMTDEKGSVRNAIDADSNRGLGIVIRVLMDWSDREHEMYNIDYMDELPEVFKHGFLSKKTRQEAVNLFSCLDAFLKEEPLGPDDMWYCPGCKEHRQASKKLDLWRLPEILVVHLKRFSYSRYMKNKLDTFVNFPIHDLNMSKYVKQMSRGDRQPMYELYAVINHYGGLGGGHYSAYAKLVEEDNWYHFDDSHVSSVNEDAIRTSAAYVLFYRRVRGSCTVSNGVPVDIEMVDSLET from the exons ATGACGATACCGAGCGCGGAGGGCTTCCTCCAGGCCTCGAGCTGCCTCCCGtgcacggcggaggaggagcgggagctCGTCGACGCGCTCACCAGGGAGGCTGAGGAGAATGTCAAGGACGGGGATCTCCGCTACCTCGTCTCGCAGAG CTGGTGGATGGAGTGGCAACGTTATGTGGGCTTAGTCAGTTGCGATGAGAATGGCACTGAGCAGCTTCCTCAGGCTACGACTAGACCCGGACAGATTGATAACTCAAAGCTTGTTTCAGCAGAAACAATCAGTGGTAATGAAGAGCCAGAGCTTCAAAGGACCTTGATAGACGGGAAGGACTACACTTTGGTACCACAACAAGTTTGGCGGAAGCTATTTCAATG GTATAAAGGTGGACCAGAAATCCCCAGAAAAGTAATTTTTGATAGCCCAACTCACAAGGCTTACATAGTGGATGTCTATCCTCTCTGTCTAAAACTAATTGATGGAAGAGAATATTCTGAACAGAATATCAGAATAAGTAGAAAG GCCAAAATTCATGAGCTTTACTTAGTGGTTTGCTCACTCATGTCAGTAGAGCAGTCTGAG ATTGTCATCTGGGACTATTACCAAAGGTCAAAGAGCAAGAAGTTGACTAACCTCAATGAGACACTAGAAGAAGCTCAAATTAACATGGACCAGGAG ATCCTCTTGGAGATGAAGCTAGATGAGAGCAGTTCAGGTTTTAGTTCAAGATCCACAAATAATGAGTTGGCACTAATTCCTTTAGGACCTTCGACATCATCATTATCAATTGCTGGAGGGCCCACCATTTCAAATGGTTTTTCATCTGGAATTGGTTCCAGTTTTTCGCAAGATAATAGCTTCAGTCCTTTACTAAAGGACTCAGCAGATGGTTACAACAGTTTCAGCAATGGAACTAAAGATGATACTCACGGATTGAGTGGTTTACATAACTTGGGTAATACATGTTTCATGAATAGTGCCATACAATCCTTGGTTCACACACCTCCCTTGGTAGAGTACTTTTTGGAGGACTATACTCGTGAGATAAACACAGAAAATCCACTAGGGCTCCAG GGTGAACTTGCAGTAGCATTTGGAGAGCTACTTAGAAAACTTTGGTCATCTGGTCGAACTTCTGTTGCTCCACGTGCATTTAAAGCAAAACTTTCTCGTTTTGCCCCACAGTTCAGTGGATATAATCAGCATGATTCTCAG GAGCTACTTGCATTTCTGTTGGATGGACTGCATGAAGATCTCAACCGTGTCAAAAAGAAACCATATATTGAGGCAAAGGATGCTGATGGCCGTCCAGATGATGAATTTGCTGAAGAATGCTGGAATAACCATAAAGCTCGAAATGACTCAATAATTGTAGATAAGTTTCAA GGTCAATACAAGTCTACATTGGTGTGCCCAGTTTGTAACAAAATATCTGTTACCTTTGACCCATTTATGTACTTGTCACTACCATTGCCATCAACAGTTACTAGAATGATTACTGTAACTGTATTCAGTGGTACTGGAGATGCTTTTCCAATGCCTTTCACTGTGACAGTACAGAAAAATGGAAATTGCCGAGATCTTACCAAAGCCCTTGCTGATGTTTGCTGCTTAAAAAGTTCCGACGCATTGTTACTTGCAGAG GTGTACGAGCGTCGGATCTACCGCTACCTTACAAATCCAATTGAGGGACTTCACAATATAAAAGATGAAGATATACTTGTTGCATATAGGCTCCCAATTGGTCATGAAAAACATATGAGGTTGGAGATCCTGCACCGTAGGGcagacag ATGTGCTGCTGAGCCTCAGTTTAATATCAACCGGAAGCTCATTGGGTGCCCCTTTGTGACTTGTATTCCTAATGACTCTACTGGAAAATCTGACATTTATGCGGCTGTCTCTGCTGTTCTTGCTCCATTTGTACGAGCGAAAGCACATGGTCCTGATGTGTCTGCAGTCAAGTTGAATGGCAACGGGCCAAGTCTGGATGGTATTGTACTGACGGATAATGGCGCCACCTGCGAGGAGGGTCTCTCTACATCAACTGGGGATGATCATGCAGTTGATGAACATGTACCTTTTCAGCTTTCCATGACTGATGAAAAAGGTAGTGTGAGAAATGCTATCGACGCAGATTCTAATCGTGGTTTAGGAATAGTTATAAGGGTTTTGATGGATTGGTCTGATAGAGAGCATGAGATGTACAATATTGATTACATGGATGAACTTCCTGAAGTCTTCAAGCATGGTTTTTTGTCAAAGAAGACCCGGCAAGAAGCAGTGAATTTATTTTCATGCTTGGATGCCTTTCTGAAGGAGGAACCTCTGGGGCCTGATGATATGTG GTACTGTCCTGGCTGCAAGGAACACAGGCAAGCTAGCAAGAAACTGGACTTGTGGAGGCTGCCCGAGATATTGGTAGTTCACTTGAAAAGGTTCTCATACAGCCGCTATATGAAGAACAAGCTTGATACTTTTGTGAACTTTCCAATCCATGACCTCAATATGAGCAAGTATGTGAAGCAGATGTCAAGAGGTGATCGGCAGCCCATGTATGAACTCTATGCGGTGATCAATCATTATGGTGGTCTGGGTGGTGGACACTACTCTGCATACGCGAAG CTAGTTGAAGAGGATAACTGGTATCATTTTGATGATAGTCATGTCTCCTCTGTTAATGAGGATGCGATCAGAACGTCTGCAGCATATGTGCTTTTCTACCGACGTGTTAGGGGTTCATGTACAGTATCAAATGGTGTTCCAGTCGACATTGAAATGGTTGATTCACTGGAGACGTAG